GTGGGCTCGAACATGGGCCAGCTCGTCCAGATCGCACCACCCGAACGCCGCTCTGTGGAGCGGCGCCGACCCACCCGCGCCGGGCGGAGCTACTTCCTGCGTACCTTCGGCTGCCAGATGAACGAGCACGACAGCGAGCGGGTAGCCGGGTTGTTCGAGGCGGACGGCATGGTGCGGGCGCGCTCCCTGGACGAGGCCGATGTGGTGTTCGTGAACACCTGCACCATCCGCGAGAACGCCGACAACCGGATGTACGGGAACCTGGGTCAGCTGAAGCAGCTGAAGGAAGCCCAGACCGGCCGGATGCTCATCGTCGGCGGTTGCGCCGCGCAGAAGGATCGCGAGCTGGTCCGGGAACGCGCCCCGTGGGTGGACGTGGTGCTCGGCACCCACAATCTCCATCGGGTCGTCGACCTGATGGACCAGGCGGAGGAGTGGGGTCCGGTCACCGAGATCGTGGATGCCCTGGACACCATGCCCTCCGAACTGCCGGTGCGCCGGGAGTCGCCATACTCGGCGTGGGTGACCATCCAGATCGGTTGCAACAACACCTGCACCTTCTGCATCGTGCCGGCGGTCCGGGGGCCGGAGATCAGTCGCAGGCCCGGCGACATCATCCGCGAGATAGAGCAGTTGGCGTCGGAAGGCGTGATCGAGGTCACCCTGCTGGGCCAGAACGTCGATACCTACGGGCGGGACCTGGCCATCGACGGGCGCCGCCGGCCGATCTTCGCCCAGCTGCTCGCCCGGGTGGGTGAGGTCGAGGGGATCCGGCGGATACGGTTCACCAGCCCGCATCCCAACGACTTCCGCCGCGATGTGGCCGAGGCGATGGCGGGCACCGAGGCGGTGTGCGAGCAGCTTCACTTCCCGCTCCAGTCGGGCTCCGACCGGATCCTGGCGGCCATGCATCGGGGCTACCGGGCCCGGAAGTTCCTGAACCGGCTGGAGATGGCCAGGGAGGTCATCCCCGATCTGACCGTGTCCACCGATGTGATCGTGGGCTTCCCCGGCGAGACCGAGGAGGACTTCCGGAAGACGCTCGAGGTGGTCGAGGAGGCTCGTTTCGACCAGGCCTACATGTTCCTGTTCTCGGCTCGCCCCGGGACCAGGGCGGCCGCCATGACCGATCGTTTCGTCCCCGACTCCGTAGCGAAGGAGCGGTTCGGGCGCCTGGTGGAGCTGCAGACCCGCATCGGGTCGGAACGCAACCTGCGCCACATCGGCCGGCGCATGGAGGTGCTGGTGGAAGGACCCTCCAAGCGCGATCCCTCGGTAGCGACCACGCGGAGCCGGGGCAACAAGATAGTCCATGTCGAGGGGGAGTTCGCCCCGGGAAGCCTGATGGATGTGACGATCGAGCGGGCCGGGGCGCACTACCTGGTCGGCGCTCCCGTCTGAGGCTCGGAGCGAGTCGGTGGGCTCGCCCCGTCCCTCGGCGCGGATCATCGCAGTTCTGGGACCTACCGCATCGGGCAAGAGCGACCTGGGGATGGAGCTGGCCAGGCGCTCGGGCGGGGAGATCGTGTCGGTGGACTCGATGCAGGTCTACCGGGGGATGGACATCGGGACGGCCAAGCCGTCGCCGGCCGAGCAGGCCGAGATCCGTCATCACATGATCGATCTGGTCGATCCGGATGAGGACTACGCGGTGGCGGAGTTCCAAAGGACGGGCCGGGCAGCCATAGCCGCGATCGCGGCCCGGGAACGGCCGGTGGTGATCGTGGGAGGCTCGGGCCTCTACTTCCGGTCATTGGTGGATCCGCTGCGGTTCCCGCCTTCGGACCCGGCGGTGAGGGCTGCGGTCAGAGGAATGCCCCGAAGCGACGCGGTGGCCGAGCTGCTGGAGGCCGATCCCGGAGCGGGCGACCATGTCGATCTGGCCAACCCGCGCCGCGTGAGCCGAGCCCTCGAGGTCGTACGGCTGGGGGGAGGGACCCCGACGGAGCGGGCGGCCGATCCTCTGTTCGAGCAGGTGAAGGACTACCGGC
This genomic interval from bacterium contains the following:
- the miaB gene encoding tRNA (N6-isopentenyl adenosine(37)-C2)-methylthiotransferase MiaB, translating into MGQLVQIAPPERRSVERRRPTRAGRSYFLRTFGCQMNEHDSERVAGLFEADGMVRARSLDEADVVFVNTCTIRENADNRMYGNLGQLKQLKEAQTGRMLIVGGCAAQKDRELVRERAPWVDVVLGTHNLHRVVDLMDQAEEWGPVTEIVDALDTMPSELPVRRESPYSAWVTIQIGCNNTCTFCIVPAVRGPEISRRPGDIIREIEQLASEGVIEVTLLGQNVDTYGRDLAIDGRRRPIFAQLLARVGEVEGIRRIRFTSPHPNDFRRDVAEAMAGTEAVCEQLHFPLQSGSDRILAAMHRGYRARKFLNRLEMAREVIPDLTVSTDVIVGFPGETEEDFRKTLEVVEEARFDQAYMFLFSARPGTRAAAMTDRFVPDSVAKERFGRLVELQTRIGSERNLRHIGRRMEVLVEGPSKRDPSVATTRSRGNKIVHVEGEFAPGSLMDVTIERAGAHYLVGAPV
- the miaA gene encoding tRNA (adenosine(37)-N6)-dimethylallyltransferase MiaA, whose protein sequence is MGSPRPSARIIAVLGPTASGKSDLGMELARRSGGEIVSVDSMQVYRGMDIGTAKPSPAEQAEIRHHMIDLVDPDEDYAVAEFQRTGRAAIAAIAARERPVVIVGGSGLYFRSLVDPLRFPPSDPAVRAAVRGMPRSDAVAELLEADPGAGDHVDLANPRRVSRALEVVRLGGGTPTERAADPLFEQVKDYRPEMRFAAIGVDPGDALGDRVEHRIDLMLRDGLVEEVAGLADRLGRTASSAVGYRQMLPVVAGSWSVREGRKATVRATMALARKQRTYFGRDPRIRWLDWHPDPAARHATASRLIGEMTSWSS